In Cupriavidus taiwanensis, the following proteins share a genomic window:
- a CDS encoding RusA family crossover junction endodeoxyribonuclease: MPLPAPRPRVFQNRAYMPASYTAFCKEVAAALPQTDEPPLDGELKMFIEFVCKPIAKSKFTTPAGDLDNLAKGVMDVLTKEGWYGDDRQIIRLVLSKRFPEAGEVPHMKFQLCRMLPQTCRLFPLESE; this comes from the coding sequence GTGCCCCTGCCGGCGCCGCGTCCTCGCGTGTTCCAGAACCGGGCTTACATGCCCGCGTCGTACACCGCGTTCTGCAAGGAAGTCGCAGCCGCACTCCCGCAGACCGATGAACCCCCGCTCGACGGCGAACTGAAGATGTTCATTGAGTTCGTCTGCAAGCCCATTGCGAAGTCGAAGTTCACCACGCCTGCGGGCGACCTGGACAACCTCGCCAAGGGCGTCATGGACGTGCTCACCAAGGAAGGCTGGTACGGCGACGACCGCCAGATCATCCGCCTCGTGCTGTCCAAGCGGTTCCCCGAAGCCGGCGAAGTCCCGCACATGAAGTTCCAACTGTGCCGGATGCTGCCGCAGACCTGTCGTCTCTTCCCCCTCGAATCCGAATGA
- a CDS encoding EAL domain-containing protein, translating to MPASGHVLRIIWPFVPVVVALALFSIASLDLLSAARAFVAGESQWSKGQKNAVLHLLRYGEDRDPADFDAYLASIAIPFGDHRARLELDRAEPDLERVHEGLLAGGNDPEDIPRMVRLYRNFRQIHEVDAAIRVWAQGDLEIFALHEQALALRRLAARPDCDDACVAPVLRNIAQIDARLTPLERAFSGHLGQASRRVTRLLTTGSAVMAAALLMSAILLSVGPLRRERRLREALAQSEEQLLLAVEGSNDGLWDWHLGRGELYFSPRCAQMLGYRADELPHARETVLGLLHPSELAAFEAKLAHHLRSGEPYDAEFRLRNRAGDYLWVRARGRLVRGAGRRRARMAGSLTDISEHKRYETQLFAEKERAQVTLQAIGDAVVTADVWGRVQSLNPAAEALTGWREAEARGLPLSEVCVLRDEDSLAPLPDIVPLALRQRWHSRSAQLVRRDDAGQPGQALAVKPSVALIRDRAALAIGVVVVLHDISQERAHAARLAYEASHDALTGLVNRAEFERRLAAAIERARAQGTPHTLMYLDLDQFKVVNDTCGHAAGDELIRQMAEIMRGQLRRSDMLARLGGDEFGVLLEQCGSADGERVAEGLRHAIASFRFAHRQRTFAVGVSIGLVTLDRHTGSVAEALSAADAACYVAKEGGRNRVQVYHPLDSVVQARQGEMEWVSRVHAALAAGRFCLFSQEIVPVQPGTLPAAGRHVELLLRMVDERGRLVPPMAFVPACERYNLMPMIDRWVVETAFATLAGRQAEIATCAINLSGASLADIQFPDFVREQALRFDIALDRVCFEITETAAIANLAQAGAFIMQLQQLGCRFALDDFGAGMSSFTYLKHLPAAYLKIDGSFVRDMLADPVNLVMVEVIQRIGHAMGKQTIAEFVENEAMLARLRELGVDLAQGYHIAPPVPFAPAAPEAGARPALALAG from the coding sequence TTGCCGGCCAGCGGGCATGTGCTGCGCATCATCTGGCCGTTCGTACCGGTGGTGGTCGCGCTGGCGTTGTTCAGCATCGCCAGCCTGGACCTGCTGTCGGCCGCGCGCGCCTTCGTGGCGGGCGAGAGCCAGTGGTCCAAGGGCCAGAAGAACGCCGTGCTGCACCTGCTGCGCTACGGCGAGGACCGCGATCCGGCGGATTTCGACGCCTACCTTGCGTCCATCGCGATCCCGTTCGGCGACCATCGCGCGCGCCTGGAGCTGGACCGTGCCGAGCCTGACCTGGAACGCGTGCACGAGGGCCTGCTCGCCGGCGGCAATGACCCCGAAGACATCCCGCGGATGGTGCGCCTGTACCGGAATTTCCGCCAGATCCATGAAGTCGATGCCGCCATCCGCGTGTGGGCGCAGGGCGATCTCGAGATCTTTGCCTTGCATGAGCAGGCGCTGGCACTGCGGCGCCTGGCCGCCCGGCCCGACTGCGATGACGCCTGCGTTGCGCCGGTGCTGCGCAACATCGCGCAGATCGACGCCCGGCTGACGCCGCTGGAGCGCGCCTTTTCGGGCCACTTGGGGCAGGCGTCGCGCCGGGTCACGCGGCTGCTCACCACCGGCAGCGCGGTGATGGCGGCGGCGCTGCTGATGTCGGCGATCTTGCTGTCGGTCGGGCCGCTGCGGCGCGAGCGCCGGTTGCGCGAGGCCCTGGCGCAAAGTGAAGAGCAGCTGCTGCTCGCGGTCGAAGGCAGCAACGACGGCCTGTGGGACTGGCATCTTGGCCGCGGCGAGCTGTATTTCTCGCCGCGCTGCGCGCAGATGCTGGGCTACCGCGCCGACGAGCTGCCGCATGCGCGCGAAACCGTGCTGGGCCTGCTGCATCCGTCCGAGCTGGCGGCGTTCGAGGCCAAGCTGGCGCACCACCTGCGCAGCGGCGAGCCCTACGACGCCGAATTTCGCCTGCGCAACCGGGCCGGCGATTACCTATGGGTGCGGGCGCGCGGCCGGCTGGTGCGCGGCGCGGGGCGCCGGCGCGCGCGCATGGCGGGCTCGCTGACCGACATTTCCGAGCACAAGCGCTACGAGACCCAGCTGTTTGCCGAAAAGGAGCGCGCCCAGGTCACGCTGCAGGCCATCGGCGACGCCGTGGTGACCGCCGATGTGTGGGGCCGCGTGCAGTCGCTCAACCCCGCTGCCGAAGCCCTTACCGGATGGCGCGAAGCCGAGGCCCGGGGCCTGCCGCTGAGCGAGGTCTGCGTGCTGCGCGACGAGGACAGCCTGGCGCCGCTGCCCGATATCGTCCCGCTGGCGCTGCGCCAGCGCTGGCACAGCCGCTCGGCCCAGCTGGTGCGGCGCGACGACGCCGGGCAGCCCGGCCAGGCGCTCGCGGTCAAGCCCTCGGTGGCGCTGATCCGCGACCGTGCCGCGCTGGCCATCGGCGTGGTGGTGGTGCTGCATGACATCAGCCAGGAACGCGCGCATGCCGCGCGCCTGGCGTACGAGGCCAGCCATGACGCGCTGACCGGCCTGGTCAACCGCGCCGAGTTCGAGCGCCGGCTGGCCGCGGCGATCGAGCGTGCGCGCGCGCAAGGCACCCCGCATACCTTGATGTACCTGGACCTGGACCAGTTCAAGGTGGTCAACGATACCTGCGGCCACGCCGCCGGCGACGAGCTGATCCGGCAGATGGCCGAGATCATGCGCGGCCAGCTGCGCCGCAGCGACATGCTGGCGCGGCTGGGCGGCGACGAGTTCGGCGTGCTGCTCGAGCAGTGCGGCAGCGCCGACGGCGAGCGCGTGGCCGAGGGCTTGCGCCACGCCATTGCCAGCTTCCGCTTTGCGCACCGGCAGCGCACCTTCGCGGTCGGGGTCAGCATCGGCCTGGTCACGCTGGACCGGCACACCGGCAGCGTGGCCGAGGCGCTGAGCGCGGCCGACGCGGCCTGCTACGTGGCCAAGGAGGGCGGGCGCAACCGCGTCCAGGTCTACCATCCGCTGGACAGCGTGGTGCAGGCGCGCCAAGGCGAGATGGAGTGGGTCAGCCGCGTGCACGCGGCGCTGGCCGCCGGACGCTTCTGCCTGTTCTCGCAGGAGATCGTGCCGGTGCAGCCGGGCACGCTGCCGGCGGCGGGGCGCCATGTGGAGCTGTTGCTGCGCATGGTCGACGAGCGCGGCCGGCTGGTGCCGCCGATGGCGTTTGTGCCGGCCTGCGAGCGCTACAACCTGATGCCGATGATCGACCGCTGGGTGGTCGAGACCGCGTTTGCCACGCTGGCGGGGCGCCAGGCCGAGATCGCGACCTGCGCGATCAACCTGTCAGGCGCGTCGCTGGCGGACATCCAGTTCCCGGATTTCGTGCGCGAGCAGGCGCTGCGCTTCGACATCGCGCTGGACCGCGTCTGCTTCGAGATCACCGAGACCGCGGCCATTGCCAACCTGGCGCAGGCCGGGGCGTTCATCATGCAGCTGCAGCAGCTTGGCTGCCGCTTCGCGCTGGATGACTTTGGCGCCGGCATGTCGTCGTTCACCTACCTCAAGCACTTGCCCGCCGCTTACCTGAAGATCGACGGCAGCTTCGTGCGCGACATGCTGGCCGATCCGGTCAACCTGGTGATGGTCGAGGTGATCCAGCGCATCGGCCACGCCATGGGCAAGCAGACCATTGCGGAATTCGTCGAGAACGAGGCGATGCTCGCGCGCTTGCGCGAGCTGGGCGTGGACCTGGCGCAGGGCTATCACATTGCGCCGCCGGTGCCGTTCGCGCCGGCCGCCCCCGAAGCCGGCGCGCGGCCGGCGCTGGCGCTGGCCGGGTGA
- a CDS encoding ssDNA-binding protein — MADAKKKSKIIEKAVTPKGTLIYAWVDKPDNSEYGKGKYKCGILLEKGVKANDEFAKKLNSLHKAAKGKSDARPAKDGDELAEDNEKKEKLRGYWVITAKSQNKPSQKAADGKTDLKETARSGDFGRLSVAIAEYDAGANKGVTLYLNGLKLLERRAGHDLGFEDESDDYENDAAEGSDTSEDDDGDNGGNQGAGDDSDF; from the coding sequence ATGGCTGACGCTAAGAAGAAGTCCAAGATCATCGAGAAGGCCGTGACCCCGAAGGGCACGCTCATCTACGCATGGGTGGACAAGCCGGACAACTCGGAGTACGGCAAGGGCAAGTACAAGTGCGGCATCCTGCTGGAGAAGGGCGTCAAGGCGAACGACGAGTTCGCCAAGAAGCTGAATTCCCTGCACAAGGCCGCCAAGGGCAAGAGCGACGCTCGCCCGGCCAAGGACGGCGACGAACTGGCCGAGGACAACGAGAAGAAGGAAAAGCTGCGCGGGTATTGGGTCATCACGGCCAAGTCGCAGAACAAGCCGTCGCAGAAGGCCGCCGACGGCAAGACCGACCTGAAGGAAACCGCCCGCTCGGGTGACTTCGGTCGCCTGTCGGTCGCCATCGCGGAGTACGACGCAGGCGCCAACAAGGGCGTCACGCTGTACCTGAACGGCCTGAAGCTCCTGGAGCGCCGCGCCGGCCACGATCTCGGCTTCGAGGACGAGTCGGACGACTACGAGAACGACGCCGCCGAAGGTAGCGACACCTCGGAAGACGACGACGGCGACAACGGCGGCAACCAAGGCGCTGGTGACGACTCGGACTTCTGA
- a CDS encoding DNA-directed RNA polymerase, translating into MTKLNGGYLTLKTDAVKATEYSNAHTSALDRPMTGAHLEALNWIQKTRWRVNRNVLAVALGLKERGWAVEGWPSAEEIPAPVWQGPGEMDRTTDDGKAFLREREEVHYQNARNAGIRKKLWDMLGMAEELATFPAIWFPHYADFRGRFYPRPQDLHTQGDSLVKGLLEFSEPQALGDNGQYWTYVNAANYYGEDKLPLDDRARWTADHMMGILAAAEDPFGAGFEFWSKADSPWEFLAACYELKRLRDWLAVGNLPEDFQSTLVCRYDATCSGIQHLAALMKDEVSALQVNVVSQGPGIRADIYTKVKDAVVKLVNLDRVDSRFREAAELWVDRVVRGTVKRAVMTTPYGVSERGILNQIINDGFADHVEKGKARYAAAEYLTQKIVSALDESIDAPRRAMAYFREVAKFLDKKGLPLVWDTPSGFTAKQAYYKTNQKQVRTLHGDVLMRFEMPEAGFAPGKQVLGAAPNVVHSFDAAHLALVAVAMKREGVRDLAFVHDSFGCHAGNSDLLLRVTKEQFVAIYNRDTLEEWRQSVIKHSGCPDIPEVPPLGSLDVTKVLESEFFFS; encoded by the coding sequence ATGACGAAACTGAACGGTGGATACCTCACCCTGAAGACGGACGCTGTGAAGGCCACGGAATACTCGAACGCCCACACGTCCGCCCTCGACCGCCCGATGACCGGCGCACACCTGGAAGCACTGAACTGGATTCAGAAGACTCGGTGGCGCGTCAACCGCAACGTTCTCGCAGTGGCCCTGGGCCTCAAGGAGCGAGGGTGGGCGGTCGAGGGATGGCCCTCGGCTGAAGAGATTCCGGCGCCGGTATGGCAAGGCCCCGGCGAGATGGATCGTACGACCGACGATGGCAAGGCGTTCCTCCGCGAGCGCGAAGAGGTCCACTACCAGAACGCCCGGAACGCCGGGATTCGCAAGAAACTCTGGGACATGCTCGGCATGGCCGAGGAACTTGCAACCTTCCCCGCCATCTGGTTCCCGCACTACGCGGACTTCCGGGGCCGGTTCTACCCGCGCCCCCAGGACCTCCACACGCAGGGCGACAGCCTGGTGAAGGGGCTCCTGGAGTTCTCGGAGCCGCAGGCCCTGGGCGACAACGGCCAGTACTGGACCTACGTCAACGCCGCTAACTACTACGGCGAAGACAAGCTCCCGCTGGACGACCGCGCCCGCTGGACCGCCGACCACATGATGGGCATCCTGGCCGCCGCCGAGGACCCCTTCGGGGCAGGCTTCGAGTTCTGGTCCAAGGCGGATAGCCCCTGGGAGTTCCTGGCCGCCTGCTATGAGCTCAAGCGCCTCCGGGACTGGCTGGCCGTCGGCAACCTGCCCGAGGACTTCCAATCGACCCTGGTCTGCCGCTACGACGCCACGTGCTCCGGCATCCAGCACCTCGCAGCCCTGATGAAGGACGAGGTGTCGGCCCTCCAGGTCAACGTGGTCTCCCAGGGTCCTGGCATCCGCGCCGACATCTACACGAAGGTGAAGGACGCCGTGGTCAAGCTGGTGAACCTGGACCGCGTGGACTCCCGCTTCCGGGAAGCCGCCGAGCTCTGGGTGGACCGCGTGGTCCGTGGGACCGTCAAGCGGGCCGTCATGACGACGCCCTATGGCGTCTCGGAGCGCGGCATCCTGAACCAGATCATCAACGATGGGTTCGCGGACCACGTGGAGAAGGGCAAGGCCCGCTACGCGGCGGCTGAGTACCTGACCCAGAAGATCGTCTCGGCCCTGGACGAGTCCATCGACGCCCCGCGCCGCGCCATGGCGTACTTCCGCGAGGTGGCGAAGTTCCTGGACAAGAAGGGCCTCCCCCTGGTCTGGGACACCCCGAGCGGCTTCACGGCCAAGCAGGCGTACTACAAGACGAACCAGAAGCAGGTGCGAACCCTGCACGGGGACGTCCTGATGCGCTTCGAGATGCCCGAGGCCGGCTTCGCGCCGGGCAAGCAAGTCCTGGGGGCCGCGCCCAACGTGGTCCACTCGTTCGATGCGGCTCACCTCGCGCTCGTGGCCGTCGCCATGAAGCGTGAAGGCGTCCGTGACCTCGCGTTCGTGCATGACTCCTTCGGGTGCCATGCTGGTAACAGTGACCTCCTGCTGCGGGTCACCAAGGAGCAGTTCGTCGCCATCTACAACCGGGACACCCTGGAAGAGTGGCGGCAAAGCGTCATCAAGCATTCGGGTTGCCCCGACATCCCTGAAGTACCTCCCCTCGGCTCGCTGGACGTCACCAAGGTCCTTGAGTCCGAATTCTTTTTCTCCTAA
- a CDS encoding helix-turn-helix domain-containing protein, with the protein MLPRFPVTAPVAPRGPLSPQARLVLKHLQSVGSITNVEANAVHRVRSLSRRITELKDAGHKVRKDFRKDTTGQRYVRYSLEK; encoded by the coding sequence ATGCTGCCCCGTTTCCCCGTCACTGCCCCCGTCGCCCCGCGCGGCCCGCTGTCCCCCCAGGCTCGCCTCGTGCTGAAGCACCTGCAAAGCGTGGGGTCGATCACCAACGTCGAAGCGAACGCCGTGCATCGCGTGCGCTCCCTGTCGCGCCGCATCACCGAACTGAAGGACGCCGGCCACAAGGTCCGCAAGGACTTCCGCAAGGACACGACCGGCCAGCGCTACGTGCGCTACAGCCTGGAGAAGTGA